The sequence below is a genomic window from Haematobia irritans isolate KBUSLIRL chromosome 3, ASM5000362v1, whole genome shotgun sequence.
tctgtaaagcgcattagccgTTAAGCCGCAGCCGCTAGaggtaaaaatttaatgtcagtAGCCGCATAGTAGGCGTACCTTTAATTCTATTTATTATGCTAATATCAAAAATGTCATTTTACGGATATCCATTAGAACGATGTTACGATGTACAAAATCAATATCAAGAATATTGCCAAGTAGGAACCGAAAATGTAacttcaatacaattttgatatatcTTCATATTGAACCCTTTCAACAATACGCCCTTTTAAAGGACCTCTGGCTATTTCTATAGTtacacaataatttttttcatccaACTTTTTGAGAATGGCCTCACTTCCACGATAAGCTCCATTAACGACTAATATACTTTTATCTATAGCGGGTATTACAGTTTCCAAATGAGCCTGAAATTAATAGAaagattgtttttaaattactcaaaaaatttcatattaagtattttttttttaaattacctgATCCACTTTGACTTTTTCTCCAGTCTCAATAAATTTAACTTTGGCCCGATATTTTTCTATGACTTCCTGAACAACAGCTTTCTGCTTATAAAATTTATCTCCCAATGACTTACTAACAAATTTAACTACAATTCCCTCGTGTAGCCAATAGTCCTTACGATTGGCCTTTTCTTTCTTATGTTCTTCCATTCTCATGATATCGTCCAAGGCTGAGGTACTTGAGCTAGATGATGAACTATTTTTTGTCTTACTTTGAGTCTccaattttatgtttttcggCTTTTTGAAACCTTCTTCGTCTTCTTCGCATTCCGAGCCACTGTCTCCTTGAGTCTTCTCCTGTTTTATGCGTTTCTTTGCCAAAGCTGATGTTCCAAGTATAgtctccggttgaaatttctttTCCAAGCGAATGTCCAATTTTAATGGCTGTTCCTCATCTCTTTTGAGTTCCGTATATTTTTCATCGTCATATTGTGCATCTCCGCCTTGTGCCTTCGTCTTCTCtatttgtttttctatgaaCTCCATCATACGCTCCTCGTCATCTTTCTCCATTTTCTCCTTTCGATCGGCTTTAGCTTGTCTCTCCATAGCTTCAGGACTCCTATCTATATACGTTACAAACCAACCTTTCTCCGTTTCATCTGCAACCACTTGACCTGTACGTCCCAACCACTTAACATAGTCCGATAATGTCAACCATCGTGTGGCATTCATATGAATGTGGTTTTTATCTGCTATATACTCCTGATAAACTTTGTTGGCATTTGTTCTTTTTGTACCGAAACGCCTGCGTAAAAGCTCCATATATCCATCCGAAAACTCTTTGGAGAAGCTATGAAGAAATTTGCCTGGAGAATCGGCAAACAACAAGAGTTGGCGTTGATGGCTTTCACTTGTTGTGTGGCACTTAAACCCATTTTCATCTCGACATTGTTTTTCACACATTTGACAGTACCAACGAAGCTTTTGCAAACCCTTGGCCTTCATTTTATTGGCCAAGTATTTGGGAGTACCTACTTCAGCTCGACCCATTGTTATATACAATGTTATTACTTTGGTGTTTAgaactttagaattttttatttactgtttgttattgttttcttGTGCTACGTTGCCAACCACTGTATTGAGATATGGCGTTACCAACAATTTTACTTAAAAGAGGTATAAATCACGCTTTAAGATTTATCGTTCAATCATTAATTTATGTCACTTATCGGCGCAGGCGGCTTGAAggctgagccgatataaatttgtctatttgtCAAATgtccattataaaattatttacgtttcattaaaattttctgtgataaatttttgaaaaattattatagcatctTGAAATTGATTCATTTTGGGTTGAAGGTTCAACATTTTCgaaaaaacacaaattattaGTACATTTTTCTGAATATgttattttagattaattggcgaataaatttgagtcgagatgagtcgacatatttggtggcggcgtcgactggcaaaaaatgcttTGCTCGGCTAAAATCTGTATGCACACTAAAATCTCTGGTCACTTGTTAAGTATAAAAAcgccaaaaattcgaaaagccTAATTTGAATTGAAAGGCAAGTTAATCTTTTTATGGTAACAGAGACGAAAGGAAaaggatatattttatttgaaaacttttctagacattttttggggtatgtatgaagaaattaaaaaaagtcgggtaaGTCAAATCCCAAATTCCACTAGAAATTACAATCCACTAAAAAAACAGTCAGTGTCTGCTGTTATTTTCCCTGCAGCAATTCtggattaagttttttttattattatttgacgAAACCCCTACATAATATttgaatcggtttagatttgttcgaattggctaccatTGGCAGAATTTATGGTTTTCGAACGGCCGACAATGTTGCTCTCCGGTATTTTGATCGCTTCCCGCCGAGATGTTCgacacttaaatattttttagtaccaaccttccTCTCCAAAATTCCGCAAGCGTAAAAGTCCTACAGATTAAGATCtggagattttgttgaaattgtagGGTAGAAATAAGCGATGAACCTTatttttaagtcattcttggttAACGAGTGGTGGTGCTGAGACctattggaatgtccatggtccgcggccgaaatgtttgtctggtgGCCAATCAAAGATGTAAATTTTCATCTGGCAAATAAACCCGATCATTTTATTTGTTAACAAACTCAATTTTGAATGTCTCAATTTGGAATTGCTTTTCATAGGAAAACCCCAAATTCGGCAACTAGCCAATTttgtgcaagcgaagcaactcctgtacgtaataggtatttttaattaatgtgatatcacaaatggactcaatagtctaagtgaacctgaaaaaACGGGCTgccaaaagatttattcatatttaaatactGGATGTCTCTAACGATACCGACTTGTGgctttccagccaaatatataGCAAACAATATTATGCATTTTCATATCGTCATAAATCTTAATGCTTTTGtaagtttgtaaacaataaaatgaaccgcAACTGGGGTAAATCTGTCATctgtcagacgagcggtttagaaatggaATCAACctgaaattggttgcaatatgTATCAATCACTGTGTAATGGTGGATCTAGAACTAATattaatagaaactttttttcgcATACATCAAAGGTGTTATTTTTCAGCAGGTGCTGAAGACAATATTGGATATTTTTCCGAGTGTAAGAAatcatgaatttttgttgtaaaaaaatcaaGGTTTATCATtgcaatattcaaaatttattttagtctGATCGATATGGTGGTACCTTTTCAATTCGAACAACTGTGCAACGGATTCATTAttacgtcaattaaaaaaaaaaaaaacaattcaacgGCCTATATAATCCACTCAATCTATAATTACCGTTATTGTATTGTATATAGCTAGAAGATTCTGATACTCTATGTTTGGCAATAAACCCGTAAACATGACGTTAAAACAGATGGGACCGAAATCGTATACAAGATTTCCTAATCtttaaaacactaccctaagaaCCACGATAAAACGATAGTTAATGTACAACAAGAAatatacccaacaaaaaatataagcgaaaacatttataaaaaaaaagtttacttagatccaaagattttgaccttaggGATctgtaattttgttaaatttaatatttttattaaatttgtataattgTTGCGATTtattaacaaagctattcatgtacaaataacTTCGGTTAAAATATGCAATTTACAAATGATACAACAAACGAAACTCTTTGCCGAATATGCATAATCGCCAAAGTCGGTCTTAGCGTATATATGAAGCGTTTTTAtaacctccatcataggatgggggtatattaactttgccattccgtttgtaacacacatcgaaatattagtgtaagaccccataaagtatatatatatgttattctgggtcatggtgaaattttgagtcgatctagctatgtccgtccgtctgtgggaatcacgctaacttccgaacgaaacaagctcggaccacgtttacttatagctcccatataaaccgacccccagatttggttgcagatcttcttggaggagcaaatttcatctgatccggctgaaatttggtactagttgtcagtatatgacctctaatacccacgcaaaaattggtccatatcggtccataattatataaaccgatccccagattttgcttgcggatcctcttggaggagcaaatttcatccgatccggttgaaatttggtatgtggtgttagtatatggtctctaacattcacgccaaaatgggtccatataagtccataattatatatagaccccttataaaccgatccccagatttgaccaccacaGCCTcttagagcaaaattcatccgatccggttgaaatttggtacgtggtgttagtaaagtgtggttaaattgtaagggccgatattgaatgtgaaccacgcctaaacgccaagttttttccgaattttatttgacatttctctatttcagacttactcaatttgaaccatggagagatacacaatccaacaacgtgttaaatggttccaagaaatggcaacagtggatgatcaattttcgaaaaaaatcatcttcagtgatgaggcatattttcacctcagtggattcgtcaataaacagaattgccgcatttgggcgaatgaaaatccaagagtgattgtcgaaaaaccaatgcacccacaaagagtgactgtttggtgcggtttatgggctggaggcatcatcgggccgtatttttccaaaatgaggaagGTCAGactgttactgtgaatggtgttcgctatcgtgagatgataacgaattttttatggcccgaattggaagatatggatgtggacgatatgtggtttcagcaggacggcccgaattggaagatatggatgtgaacGATATgtagtttcagcaggacggtgccacttgccacacagctagctaaacaatggctcttttgcgcatcaaattcaatggccgtgttatctcacgtaatggcgatgtcaattggccgccaagatcacgtgatttgacaccgttggacttttttctttggggttatttgaaagaaaaggtgtacgacgataagccagcaacaattcaagagctaaaggatgacggcatagaacctccattatgcctcagcgtcatcgaaaatttggaccatcggatgaaggtgtgccaccgaggtcgcggcgctcatttgaccgatattttgttccatacataattgagtaataccaacatatcataataaaataaaattacaataatttcctaaatagtttgtgttttattcaaaatcaacatcgacccttgaaattttaaccactctttatatggtatctaataactatgcatagtttggtccatatcggttcataattatacatagcccccatataaaccgatcccctgatttgacctcgggagcctcttggaagagcaaatttcttggagacgcaaatttcatccgattcggctgaaatttggtacgttgcgtTAGTTTACAACCATTCTAaacgtggtccatatcggtccatagttatgtatagcgcccagattttacttcttcctagataagcaaatttcatcacaattggaccatataggttcataaataattgtatatagcccccatataaactgatatttcacttctgcctctctcgactgtggatgacagtctttagtataagtttctacgcaatccatggtggagggtacataagaatcggcctggccgaacttaaagccgtatatacttgttttatctgtaatatatagtttccatatcacaatttaaagattatttatttaactcaaAAAAGCTTTCTTTAATTTCATgggaaatttgccttacttaaaatttcaaagatGAGTGaaccaaatttaatgaaaaaaaaaaataaggcaaatattataaataatgtgttaattccaaaaaaaaaattaaaccaaaccacaaaatcctcaaaataagtcataGTCTAtacttgaagcgtttttatactAAATctaaaagattcaatatttcagttaatttaaggacgatttctttaaatcaaaaacgtttttcttttatgttttatttagctAATTGGACCTAAATTCATTGATGTAAAGAAGAaaactttttacatttttatccaccgtggagagaagttcaccaatgtggtatcacaatggactgaatagtctaagtgagcgtgatacaaaatcctcaaaataagtcataGTCTAtacttgaagcgtttttatactaaatctaaagattcaatatttcagttaatttaaggacgatttttttaaatcaaaaacgtttttcttttatgttttatttagctAATTGGACCTAAATTCATTGATGTAAAGAAGAAaacctttttacatttttatccaccgtggagagaagttcaccaatgtggtatcacaatggactgaatagtctaagtgagcgtgatACATCGGTGGTAAGGTGGTAGcttacttaacctaacctaacctagcatatATGGCCAAATTGAGTTATCTACCAGATATATAATgatcattatagaaaaattcattcgCATGGAGGGAAATAcgttatagatttgtatctgactttttcttttcaatgacttatGTGACAATGACTCTGTGTCCATATAGCTCGAATAATAAATTATTCGCTTGTTTTGATATCAGTCTAAcatggaaaataatttaatttctttaaaaataaattttaataatttgagaaTTTTATACATTACAACTGAGGAATTCGCTTGCATACCGcaatattagggctgttttcttttagcactggatatgctaagccgttaaggactaaaataaaacagattactcgtttatccaggacatctccaaaaatatgcaacactgtcatcagctgtttaaaaacaatcacagaaaagaagtgaaatcttgcatttttaatgtatgaaatgcttcaattagtaataaatatttactgctgcgattatttatgacactgtatcactttgaatttcatgtttttcggtaaaatagtcacaataaattgctattgtaaatcgaagaagcgtcactttatccaaatacaatctggcaacatcggcgcgaattgcactgatgagatgttctggatagaacaccagtgcaacgatgttctggatagcccatacaaatgttgcatccagtgcaaaaagaaaacagccctattataaAAACAGCTGATGTCATAGTTGCACATTTTTTAGCCTGCATTGGATAGATTTGATTTGCTTTTAATTTCAGACCAAGTCTGCTTCAAAAACAGATCTAATTTACATTTGGTCCACAACTCATTAGTTTGTTACTAAATACTTAGTATGAAATACTTGACGCGAGATATGTAATATTTGTGTATATAtgaatacatcctatatatacgaTATGAACTTGAGAGTTCCTCCTATCAGATGGCCAAGTAGCAAAAATCAACACAATTCAAATAATATCCAAATCTACCGAAAAATGTATTCGTCCGTCTTGCTACTTTCGTGGAAGGTCTAAGACGAAATTTCTCAGATAAGGCATTAACTTCACTACTATTGAGGAGAGGTGGTGGTGACGAGACTTTCGGTGTATGGAAAAAGAGCAGATTGATATCTTAAACACTAGAACAAAACGTTGCAGAGGTAACGTAATCAAATCAAATATGTTTAGTGATAAGATCGTCGTAGTCTTATGTTCTTTTTCGCCATTCCATTCACTCACATGcaaaattaacttaaaaaatCTCAGATAATAAAGATTAAGGCGATGATGTTACTATTGTAGCTGGAGTGAGACTGGAGACTGATATCATCTACCAGTTGGCAAAATCAATGCAGTGTTAAGCGCTAGAACCAACAACAAaagttcaccaaaattttgatacaaatatCAGTGGCCACGAAGGAAAGGATTTTAGTTGTTTGTCGAATTTAAACGATTACGGATATCGAGCATA
It includes:
- the kin17 gene encoding kin17 DNA and RNA binding protein, translated to MGRAEVGTPKYLANKMKAKGLQKLRWYCQMCEKQCRDENGFKCHTTSESHQRQLLLFADSPGKFLHSFSKEFSDGYMELLRRRFGTKRTNANKVYQEYIADKNHIHMNATRWLTLSDYVKWLGRTGQVVADETEKGWFVTYIDRSPEAMERQAKADRKEKMEKDDEERMMEFIEKQIEKTKAQGGDAQYDDEKYTELKRDEEQPLKLDIRLEKKFQPETILGTSALAKKRIKQEKTQGDSGSECEEDEEGFKKPKNIKLETQSKTKNSSSSSSSTSALDDIMRMEEHKKEKANRKDYWLHEGIVVKFVSKSLGDKFYKQKAVVQEVIEKYRAKVKFIETGEKVKVDQAHLETVIPAIDKSILVVNGAYRGSEAILKKLDEKNYCVTIEIARGPLKGRIVERVQYEDISKLY